A section of the Candidatus Moraniibacteriota bacterium genome encodes:
- a CDS encoding HIT family protein — MRYSDYIDALPPGTCPFCASDDRRFFENKTAYVTYALAPYHKHHLLIVPNEHKKSFLQLSPEELADIQDLAHQSARLLRYLGYDSFTLMVREGMGSGKSVEHLHYHFIPDIRLGDLDHAHGVRAIMSDGELQSLVAELRNAIDQL; from the coding sequence ATGAGATATTCTGATTATATCGACGCATTGCCTCCAGGAACCTGCCCGTTTTGTGCATCGGATGACCGTAGGTTCTTCGAAAACAAAACCGCCTATGTCACGTACGCGCTGGCCCCGTATCACAAGCATCACTTACTGATCGTCCCGAATGAGCACAAAAAATCGTTCCTCCAACTCAGTCCGGAGGAGCTTGCCGATATCCAGGACCTCGCTCACCAGAGTGCTCGTCTTCTCCGTTATCTCGGGTATGATAGCTTTACGCTCATGGTTCGGGAGGGGATGGGGAGTGGTAAGAGCGTCGAACACCTTCACTATCACTTCATCCCTGATATCCGTCTCGGTGACTTGGACCACGCGCATGGTGTCCGAGCGATCATGTCCGATGGCGAGCTTCAGTCCCTGGTGGCAGAATTGCGCAACGCAATCGACCAGTTGTAG